A region from the Populus trichocarpa isolate Nisqually-1 chromosome 18, P.trichocarpa_v4.1, whole genome shotgun sequence genome encodes:
- the LOC18107703 gene encoding uncharacterized protein LOC18107703: protein MASTSAVSMAMPLTHASRKAAPTSEAFFKPLPVRPSKAIAAASRCNGRFQVKASLKEKVVTGLTAGALTVSMVIPEVAEAAGPGVSPSLNNFLLSIVAGGVVLAAIAGAVVGVSNFDPVRRS, encoded by the coding sequence atggctTCAACTTCAGCTGTTTCAATGGCCATGCCATTAACTCATGCGAGCCGAAAGGCGGCCCCAACCTCCGAGGCTTTCTTCAAGCCACTCCCAGTGAGGCCATCTAAGGCTATTGCGGCGGCATCAAGATGCAATGGTAGGTTTCAAGTCAAGGCTTCATTGAAGGAGAAGGTAGTCACTGGATTGACAGCAGGTGCACTCACGGTTTCCATGGTGATCCCAGAGGTAGCCGAAGCTGCTGGGCCTGGGGTTTCTCCGTCTCTCAATAACTTCTTGCTCAGCATTGTGGCTGGTGGAGTTGTGCTTGCTGCCATTGCCGGTGCAGTGGTAGGAGTCTCCAATTTCGACCCGGTCAGGCGGAGTTAA
- the LOC18107702 gene encoding replication protein A 70 kDa DNA-binding subunit A has protein sequence MPVNLTPNAIAMINGGDVNLKPLVQVLDIKQMGSAQERFRLLVSDSVLTQHAMLGTQLNDRVKTGLVKKGSVIQLIDYICSQVQKRKIIVVLNLETIIPDCEIIGNPKMVSDAPAQKALPNTDSMQSSMVDYNNPSSQSHGSNMHSIRPALSSQNHGGNMQSFRPTSSTQNQGSKMRSFQPALGAQNYGNDVQSFRPTVQPPYQPPPSYRNHGAVMKNEAPARIIPINALNPYQGRWAIKARITAKGDLRRYNNARGDGKVFSFDLLDSDGGEIRVTCFNAVVDRFYDVVEVGKVYLISKGSLKPAQKNFNHLKNDWEIFLEATSTVDPCPEEDGSIPQQQFSFKPISEIEIAENNSIFDVIGVVISVNPSVPILRKNGMETQRRILNLKDGSGWTVELTLWGDFCNKEGQKLQEMVDSGFFPILAVKAGKVSDFNGKSLGTISSTQLLINPDIPEAHAAKDWFDRGGRDVASMSISKDIAQGGPKNEVRKTVSQVKLEGLGRSDKPDWATVRASVSFIKTDTFCYTACPLMIGDRQCNKKVTRSGNSRWQCDRCNQEFDDCDYRYLLQVQIQDHTGLTWATAFQESGEEILGYPAKELYLLKYESNDDTRFADIIRSRLFYQYIFKLKIKEEMYGDERRVKITIFKADKVSYSSESRYMLDLISKVRTY, from the exons ATGCCTGTGAATCTGACGCCGAATGCAATTGCGATGATAAACGGCGGCGATGTGAACTTGAAGCCGCTAGTTCAGGTTTTGGATATAAAACAGATGGGAAGCGCGCAGGAGAGGTTCAGGCTCCTCGTCTCTGATTCCGTTTTGACTCAGCACGCCATGCTCGGTACTCAGCTCAATGACCGAGTCAAGACTGGCCTTGTCAAGAAAGGATCTGTCATTCAATTGATCGATTACATTTGCAGCCAAGTTCAAAAGCGCAA GATTATTGTTGTGCTCAACTTGGAAACTATAATACCAGACTGTGAAATAATTGGAAATCCAAAAATGGTCTCTGATGCTCCTGCTCAGAAGGCATTGCCTAATACCGACTCAATGCAGTCATCAATGGTTGATTATAACAATCCGAGTTCTCAAAGTCATGGAAGTAATATGCACAGCATCAGGCCTGCTTTGAGCAGCCAAAATCATGGTGGAAATATGCAAAGTTTCCGGCCCACTTCAAGTACTCAAAATCAGGGCAGTAAAATGAGGAGTTTCCAGCCTGCTTTGGGTGCCCAAAATTATGGTAATGATGTGCAGAGTTTTCGACCGACAGTTCAACCTCCATACCAACCCCCTCCAAGTTACAGAAATCATGGTGCAGTTATGAAGAATGAGGCACCAGCACGGATAATTCCTATTAATGCTTTGAATCCTTACCAGGGACGCTGGGCTATCAAAGCCAGAATAACTGCTAAAGGGGATCTTCGCCGCTATAATAATGCTCGGGGGGATGGGAAGGTCTTTTCCTTTGATCTTCTTGATTCTGATGGAGGTGAAATACGAGTGACCTGCTTCAATGCTGTTGTTGACCGCTTCTACGATGTTGTTGAAGTTGGTAAGGTTTATCTGATTTCAAAGGGTAGCTTAAAACCTGCTCAGAAGAATTTCAACCACCTGAAGAATGACTGGGAGATATTTTTGGAGGCAACTTCAACTGTGGATCCTTGCCCTGAAGAAGATGGTTCTATACCACAACAGCAATTCTCCTTCAAACCCAttagtgaaattgagattgcTGAGAACAATTCCATATTTGATGTAATTGGTGTTGTGATATCCGTTAACCCTTCAGTTCCTATATTGAGAAAGAATGGTATGGAAACTCAAAGAAGAATTCTGAATCTGAAGGATGGTTCTGGTTGGACAGTTGAGCTAACCCTTTGGGGAGATTTCTGCAACAAGGAAGGTCAAAAGCTGCAAGAGATGGTTGATTCTGGGTTTTTTCCCATTTTAGCTGTCAAAGCTGGGAAGGTTAGTGACTTCAATGGAAAATCTCTGGGAACAATTTCTTCTACTCAGCTCTTGATAAATCCAGATATTCCCGAGGCTCATGCTGCGAAAGACTGGTTTGATCGAGGGGGCCGTGATGTTGCTTCCATGTCTATTTCCAAAGACATTGCGCAAGGAGGACCCAAAAACGAGGTTCGCAAAACTGTGTCCCAGGTCAAGCTTGAAGGTCTTGGAAGATCAGATAAGCCTGATTGGGCCACTGTGAGGGCAAGCGTAAGTTTTATCAAAACAGATACATTCTGTTACACAGCCTGCCCTTTGATGATTGGAGATAGACAGTGTAACAAGAAAGTGACAAGATCCGGAAACTCAAGATGGCAGTGCGATAGATGCAATCAAGAATTTGACGACTGTGATTATAGGTATCTTCTTCAAGTTCAGATTCAGGACCACACAGGATTGACTTGGGCAACAGCATTCCAGGAGTCTGGGGAGGAGATATTGGGTTACCCAGCAAAGGAATTGTACTTGTTGAAGTATGAATCCAATGATGATACCAGATTTGCAGACATAATCAGGAGCCGACTCTTTTACCAGTATATTTTCAAGCTCAAGATCAAAGAGGAAATGTATGGGGATGAACGAAGGGTGAAGATAACAATTTTTAAGGCTGACAAGGTAAGCTATTCTTCAGAGAGCAGATACATGCTTGATTTGATTTCAAAAGTTCGTACATATTGA